A single Candoia aspera isolate rCanAsp1 chromosome 5, rCanAsp1.hap2, whole genome shotgun sequence DNA region contains:
- the LOC134499354 gene encoding olfactory receptor 52P1 isoform X1: MFAFNGSYGPPFSFILLGVPGLEASYHWISIPLSSMYVVTLLGNSTMLYVITTEQRLHKPMYIFLCMLATIDLVLSSSTLPKMLCIAWFQAGEISSKACMAQMFFIHSFSVMESTVLVAMAFDRYVAICNPLRYDSILTTPLLIKIGTVVVLRGTIFIAPIIILVARLSYCKTNIIAHTYCEHMAVVKLACSSILANVVYGLLVALLVVGADLMFIAFSYCMITRAVLALPSRDARYKAFSTCAAHVVVILVSYTPALFTILTHRFGHHVLPHVHILLANFYLLFPPMLNPIVYGVKTKEIRDRVTERAYQKQPTIFQNKKRVLLGDTGKEKLPRYYKNIGLGFKTPKEAIEGTYIDKKCPFTGNVSIRGRILSGVVTKMKMQRTIVIRRDYLHYIRKYNRFEKRHKNMSVHLSPCFRDVQIGDIVTVGECRPLSKTVRFNVLKVTKAAGTKKQFQKF; encoded by the exons CATCAATGTATGTTGTGACACTGTTAGGAAACAGCACCATGTTGTATGTTATCACAACAGAGCAGAGACTCCACAAACCCATGTACATCTTTCTCTGCATGCTGGCCACCATAGACCTGGTcctgtcctcctccaccctgccCAAGATGCTTTGCATAGCCTGGTTCCAAGCTGGAGAAATCAGTTCCAAGGCCTGCATGGCCCAGATGTTTTTCATACATTCCTTCTCTGTCATGGAGTCAACCGTGTTGGTGGCCATGGCCTTTGATCGTTACGTGGCCATCTGCAACCCCCTGAGATATGACTCCATCCTAACCACCCCACTGCTGATCAAGATTGGCACTGTGGTGGTCCTGAGAGGTACGATCTTCATTGCCCCTATCATCATCTTAGTGGCACGCCTTTCATACTGCAAAACCAACATCATTGCTCACACCTACTGTGAGCATATGGCTGTGGTGAAACTGGCTTGCTCAAGCATCCTGGCCAATGTGGTCTATGGGCTTCTTGTAGCACTCCTTGTGGTTGGGGCTGATCTGATGTTTATCGCCTTTTCCTACTGCATGATTACCAGGGCAGTCCTGGCCCTGCCATCACGAGATGCCCGCTACAAAGCCTTCAGCACCTGTGCAGCTCATGTTGTAGTTATCCTGGTGTCCTACACACCAGCCCTCTTCACCATCCTGACACATAGGTTTGGCCATCATGTGTTACCTCATGTGCACATTCTCCTGGCCAACTTCTACCTCCTCTTTCCTCCCATGCTGAATCCCATTGTCTATGGAGTGAAGACCAAGGAGATCCGTGACCGAGTC ACGGAGCGGGCCTACCAGAAGCAGCCCACCATCTTCCAGAACAAGAAGCGGGTGCTGCTGGGCGACACCGGCAAGGAGAAGCTGCCCCGCTACTATAAGAACATCGGCCTCGGCTTCAAGACCCCCAAGGAG GCCATCGAGGGCACCTACATCGACAAGAAGTGCCCCTTCACCGGCAACGTCTCCATCCGGGGCCGCATCCTCTCCG GGGTGGTCACAAAGATGAAGATGCAACGCACCATCGTCATCCGCCGGGACTACCTGCACTACATCCGCAAGTACAACCGCTTCGAGAAGCGGCACAAGAACATGTCGGTGCACCTGTCTCCCTGCTTCAG GGATGTGCAGATTGGGGATATCGTGACGGTGGGAGAGTGTCGCCCGCTCAGCAAGACCGTCCGGTTCAACGTCCTCAAGGTGACCAAGGCTGCTGGCACCAAGAAACAGTTCCAGAAGTTCTAA
- the LOC134499354 gene encoding small ribosomal subunit protein uS17 isoform X2: protein MADTQTERAYQKQPTIFQNKKRVLLGDTGKEKLPRYYKNIGLGFKTPKEAIEGTYIDKKCPFTGNVSIRGRILSGVVTKMKMQRTIVIRRDYLHYIRKYNRFEKRHKNMSVHLSPCFRDVQIGDIVTVGECRPLSKTVRFNVLKVTKAAGTKKQFQKF from the exons ATGGCGGACACGCAG ACGGAGCGGGCCTACCAGAAGCAGCCCACCATCTTCCAGAACAAGAAGCGGGTGCTGCTGGGCGACACCGGCAAGGAGAAGCTGCCCCGCTACTATAAGAACATCGGCCTCGGCTTCAAGACCCCCAAGGAG GCCATCGAGGGCACCTACATCGACAAGAAGTGCCCCTTCACCGGCAACGTCTCCATCCGGGGCCGCATCCTCTCCG GGGTGGTCACAAAGATGAAGATGCAACGCACCATCGTCATCCGCCGGGACTACCTGCACTACATCCGCAAGTACAACCGCTTCGAGAAGCGGCACAAGAACATGTCGGTGCACCTGTCTCCCTGCTTCAG GGATGTGCAGATTGGGGATATCGTGACGGTGGGAGAGTGTCGCCCGCTCAGCAAGACCGTCCGGTTCAACGTCCTCAAGGTGACCAAGGCTGCTGGCACCAAGAAACAGTTCCAGAAGTTCTAA